From Trichoplusia ni isolate ovarian cell line Hi5 chromosome 8, tn1, whole genome shotgun sequence, one genomic window encodes:
- the LOC113496355 gene encoding serine carboxypeptidase-like 51 translates to MNIFIIWITTIFCVMAEFVREEINPYIEAQKNNKQWQSVHGYVQVRPGAHAFYWFFYAEGTIVDARSKPIIIWIQGGPGFAASGIGNFAELGPLTMDMQPRNHTWVKKRNVLFIDHPVGSGFSYVTDNTLYAKTDREVAMDLSKVIKVFFRRHKTFRKAPTYLFSQSYGGKICPRLAFYLHTAIEKKSLKMNFKGIGIGSGWVDPKESISVQPDMLYLSGAIDRNLYLTSSRLAKKLVRSIETNDSAADHLDEVLFSTFNNQGEINFNNVYAPSPYPALEELEQKMNKYVKPTLTGVNQTRNWSFLSLKAYHNLKQSFLVPSVSFLESILDRTKLKVAIYNGNLDVVTPLGGAVNWVHKLNWHGAGEFALAKRHPIRGRGNGYYKEARRLSFWWVFGSGHWVPEENPEAMEQILDYVIEDTKNTMNREKPTQNNI, encoded by the exons atgaacatatttataatatggatTACCACGATATTTTGTGTTATGGCTGAATTTGTGCGGGAag aaattaATCCTTATATCGAAGCACAAAAGAATAATAAGCAGTGGCAAAGCGTTCACGGCTACGTGCAAGTCCGTCCAGGGGCCCATGCCTTCTACTGGTTCTTCTATGCAGAAGGGACAATTGTTGATGCTAGAAGCAAACCAATTATAATATGGATACAAGGAGGTCCAGGCTTTGCAGCTAGTGGCATCGGGAACTTTGCCGAATTAGGCCCTTTAACCATGGATATGCAACCCCGAAACCACACTTGG gTAAAAAAGAGAAACGTGTTATTTATCGATCATCCTGTTGGCTCTGGATTTAGCTATGTCACTGATAATACGTTATATGCAAAAACTGATCGAGAAGTAG ctaTGGATCTttcaaaagttataaaagttttctttaGAAGACACAAAACCTTTCGGAAGGCACCAACGTATTTGTTTAGTCAAAGTTACGGCGGGAAAATCTGCCCAAGATTGGCATTTTACTTACACACG GCAATCGAGAAAAAGagcttaaaaatgaattttaaggGAATCGGCATTGGCAGCGGTTGGGTAGATCCAAAAGAAAGCATATCAGTGCAACCTGACATGCTGTATCTCTCG GGGGCGATTGATCGAAATTTATATTTGACGTCATCAAGACTAGCTAAGAAGCTCGTTCGGTCTATAGAAACAAATGATTCTGCAGCGGATCATTTAGACGAGGTTCTCTTTAGTACTTTTAACAATCAGggagaaattaattttaataacgtcTATGCTCCTAGCCCTTACCCGGCGTTAGAAGAACTAGAACAGAAAATGAACAAATATGTGAAACCGACTTTAACTGGAGTTAATCAAACTAGGAATTGGTCGTTTCTATCGCTGAAAGCTTATCATAATTTGAAGCAAAGCTTTTTAGTGCCTTCGGTTTCTTTCT TGGAATCCATTTTAGATCGCACGAAGTTGAAGGTCGCGATTTATAACGGAAACTTAGATGTTGTCACACCTTTGGGCG gagCAGTCAACTGGGTGCATAAGTTAAATTGGCACGGCGCTGGAGAATTCGCTTTAGCCAAGAGGCATCCGATACGTGGACGAGGAAATGGGTATTATAAGGAGGCGAGGCGGTTGAGTTTTTGGTGGGTCTTTGGATCTGGACATTGG
- the LOC113496673 gene encoding uncharacterized protein LOC113496673, protein MIAVEKYIYIFSSVLLIVVQLNAVTVNPGLCPTNKIAPHRRQADWEQSGPRTFGLIHDLFVPPRRPQKPNPYNDLEEPPQEEDPEDCGEIEDYDETDLSSITPGGQKKKQDRNDRYFFGNDYINSQNQYPGQNQYPSSPYRPLRPTRPPYNFEGNYGSNYYRPSSNHIKPVQENYYDRPQSVYRPGVIGGALGHIVGYPTVRPTTEDPIRRKHGYHVRFPKNDAHINRRLSRSQPSQQTHHAPNIFGSFFDLLFH, encoded by the exons atgattgccgtagaaaaatatatttacattttctcaTCG gtgttGTTGATAGTGGTTCAGTTAAATGCGGTGACAGTGAATCCTGGTCTGTGTCCGACGAACAAGATAGCTCCACATCGTCGACAAGCTGACTGGGAACAGAGCGGGCCACGGACCTTCGGTTTGATACACGACTTGTTTGTACCACCCCGGCGGCCACAGAAACCCAATCCGTATAACGATTTAGAAGAACCACCTCAGGAGGAAGATCCGGAAGATTGTGGAGAAATAGAAGATTACGATGAAACGGATCTAAGCTCTA TTACACCAGGCGGCCAGAAGAAAAAGCAGGATAGGAACGATCGTTACTTTTTCGGCAATGACTATATTAATTCTCAAAACCAATACCCAGGACAAAATCAATATCCTTCATCGCCATATCGTCCACTCAGACCAACAAGGCCTCCTTACAATTTTGAAGGGAATTATGGCTCGAATTACTATAGACCTTCATCAA atcaCATAAAACCAGTTCAAGAAAATTATTACGACAGACCACAGTCAGTTTATCGGCCGGGTGTTATTGGTGGTGCTCTTGGGCACATAGTTGGATACCCCACTGTTAGACCCACCACTGAAGATCCGATACGCAGAAAGCACGGGTACCACGTCCGTTTCCCGAAAAACGACGCGCATATTAACAGAAGACTCAGCAGGTCACAGCCCTCTCAACAAACGCATCATGCTCCAAACATTTTCGGATCATTTTTCGACCTCTTATTCCATTAA
- the LOC113496674 gene encoding programmed cell death protein 2-like, which produces MAKQQGKIYLGYEDEAISDKNHTLSNYAVNKIGGLPDWPPLENLQFPSKCPLCGLHRLLVVQCYAPLDNSVYHRTLYVFACINPNCWIQSESWLCVRSQYQDKSTNESSGIVAIPSAGANLSWCSGADEWDENDNDTANGNLMNIDNAPSPNNAMQRNSDEDEESNSFELETVEQALGNLHVFDAHNANMSPIQGAVGAIGAPPAAAELEGGDEPGLVSVDTPTAPTNDVEALLHQTAELPHDLRSRLMCGPLQFVPKFIYVEEEWISLTGNDDRVNLLLNKYKRENELDVGGGDRVGAAGAGGGSDEEPYEEATPLHGDKLFHAFITRLKENPGQILRYSREQSPVLGAPLPSTASTPESPSVPTICTRCGSRLLCELQLVPEFAETLRLLPSNAPLAHLHFLSVLIFTCSQSCWQASDTLVKEFVVFQPEVV; this is translated from the exons ATGGCAAAGCAACAagggaaaatatatttaggatACGAAGATGAAGCGATTAGTGATAAAAATCATACCTTATCAAACTATGCGGTGAACAAAATCGGAGGATTGCCT GACTGGCCACCTCTGGAAAATCTACAGTTTCCTTCTAAATGTCCATTGTGTGGATTACATAGGTTACTTGTCGTACAATGCTACGCGCCCCTTGATAATTCCGTGTATCACCGAACTTTATACGTCTTCGCTTGTATAAATCCAAATTGTTGGATTCAGTCtgaaag TTGGTTATGTGTTCGAAGCCAGTATCAAGATAAGTCTACAAATGAGTCAAGTGGCATTGTGGCTATACCCAGTGCTGGTGCAAACCTGTCATGGTGCTCTGGTGCTGATGAATGGGATGAAAATGATAATGACACTGCCAATGGAAACTTAATGAATATTGATAATGCTCCTAGCCCCAATAATGCTATGCAGAG AAATTCTGATGAAGATGAAGAGAGTAATTCGTTTGAATTGGAAACAGTTGAACAAGCTTTAGGGAATCTCCATGTGTTTGATGCACACAATGCCAATATGTCTCCAATACAAG GTGCCGTTGGTGCTATAGGAGCACCACCTGCAGCCGCAGAGCTGGAGGGGGGAGATGAACCCGGATTAGTGTCTGTTGACACTCCTACAGCACCAACCAATGATGTTGAAGCATTGCTGCATCAA ACAGCGGAGTTGCCTCATGATTTACGAAGTCGCCTTATGTGTGGACCATTACAGTTTGTGCCAAAATTTATATATGTTGAAGAAGAATGGATAAGCTTGACTGGAAATGATGATAGAGTCAATTTATTGCTCAATAAATATAAGAGAGAGAATG aatTGGATGTCGGTGGTGGTGACCGTGTTGGTGCTGCCGGAGCCGGAGGTGGCTCGGATGAAGAACCATATGAGGAAGCAACTCCTTTACATGGAGACAAGCTATTCCATGCCTTTATAACTCGCCTGAAGGAAAATCCCGGACAAATACTGag GTATTCCCGGGAGCAGTCTCCAGTCCTCGGCGCCCCACTGCCGAGTACTGCGAGCACGCCGGAGTCTCCCAGTGTGCCGACAATCTGTACTCGCTGTGGTTCTCGACTGCTCTGCGAATTGCAACTAGTTCCAGAGTTCGCAGAAACATTGCGCTTGTTGCCTAGCAACGCGCCTCTTGCACATCTACACTTCCTTTCCGTCCTGATCTTCACATGCTCGCAGAGTTGCTGGCAAGCGTCCGATACACTTGTCAAAGAATTTGTTGTATTCCAACCCGAAGTTGTTTAA
- the LOC113496536 gene encoding uncharacterized protein CG16817-like, with translation MSNETPVPPPVLWAQRKEDVFLTFSIESKDPTIKIEKDRVYFKGVNASDNRVNEVTIQLYEAVIPETSAYVNKGRCIEMILLKEKKDAPYWPSLTKDKKKPHYLKVDFNKWKDEDDEEENGGGNSYDIEEMLRTMGGGGGDKAEKPSFDDLETDSDDENLPDLE, from the coding sequence atgtctAACGAAACACCAGTGCCTCCTCCCGTTTTATGGGCCCAGCGCAAAGAAGACGTTTTTCTCACGTTCAGCATCGAGTCGAAAGATCCtacaattaaaatagaaaaggaCCGGGTTTATTTTAAAGGCGTTAATGCATCAGATAATAGAGTTAATGAGGTGACTATACAATTGTATGAAGCAGTAATCCCAGAAACCAGCGCCTACGTAAATAAAGGTAGATGCATAGAAATGATTCTTCTGAAGGAGAAGAAAGACGCACCTTACTGGCCATCATTAACAAAAGATAAGAAGAAACCACATTACCTCAAGGTAGATTTTAATAAGTGGAAAGACGAAGACGACGAAGAGGAAAACGGTGGAGGCAACTCTTATGACATAGAAGAAATGCTGAGAACAATGGGCGGCGGTGGAGGCGACAAGGCTGAGAAACCGTCCTTCGATGACTTAGAAACAGATTCGGATGATGAAAATTTACCTGATCTTGAATAG